In the genome of Meles meles chromosome 2, mMelMel3.1 paternal haplotype, whole genome shotgun sequence, one region contains:
- the BRF2 gene encoding transcription factor IIIB 50 kDa subunit: MPGGGRCPDCGSTELVEDSHYSQSQLVCSDCGCVVNEGVLTTTFSDEGNLREVTYSRSTGENEQVSRSQQRGLRRVRDLCRVLQLPSTFEDTAVAYYQQAYRHPGIRTARLQKKEVLVGCCVLITCRQHNWPLTMGTICALLYADLDVFSGTYMQIVKLLGLDVPSLCLADLVKTYCSSFKLFQASPSVPAKYVEDKEKMLSRTLQLVELADETWLVTGRHPLPVITAATFLAWQSLQPSERLRCSLARFCKLANVDLPCPASSRLQELLAVLLRMAEQLAWLQVLRLDKRSVVKHIGDLLQHRHTLVRKAFRDGTAELEGREKELQGQGLGPGQGKAEAASSSLDLPEGKRPASPALLLPPCMLKPPKRICPPPPISTVTGDEDISDSEIEQYLRTPQEMRDFQKAQAARQAATGVPNPP, from the exons ATGCCGGGCGGAGGCCGCTGCCCCGATTGCGGGTCCACTGAGCTCGTGGAAGACTCGCACTATTCGCAGAGCCAGCTGGTGTGCTCAGACTGTGGCTGCGTGGTCAACGAGGGGGTCCTCACTACCACCTTCAGCGACGAAGGCAACCTCCGAG AAGTAACCTATTCCCGAAGCACAGGGGAAAACGAACAAGTTAGTCGCAGCCAACAACGAG GTCTCCGCCGCGTGAGAGACCTCTGCCGAGTTCTGCAGTTGCCGTCGACATTTGAGGACACGGCAGTTGCCTACTACCAGCAGGCCTACCGGCACCCTGGCATCCGCACCGCCAGGCTGCAAAAGAAGGAGGTGCTGGTTGGGTGCTGTGTCTTAATCACCTGCCGGCAGCATAACTGGCCCCTCACCATGGGAACCATCTGCGCCCTGTTGTATGCAGATCTGGATGTGTTTTCTGGCACCTACATGCAGATAGTGAAGCTCCTGGGGCTGGATGTGCCGTCTCTGTGCTTGGCAGATCTGGTGAAGACTTATTGTAGCAG cTTCAAACTGTTCCAAGCTTCCCCATCCGTGCCAGCCAAATACGtggaagacaaagagaagatgCTCTCTCGAACACTGCAGTTGGTGGAGCTGGCAGATGAGACCTGGCTGGTGACCGGGCGGCATCCCTTGCCTGTCATTACTGCGGCTACCTTCCTGGCTTGGCAGTCGCTGCAGCCTTCAGAGCGTCTGAGGTGTTCCCTCGCCCGGTTTTGTAAATTGGCAAACGTGGACCTGCCCTGTCCTGCCTCCTCCCGCCTGCAGGAGCTGCTGGCTGTGCTGCTGCGGATGGCGGAGCAGCTGGCCTGGCTGCAGGTGCTGAGGCTCGACAAACGGTCGGTGGTGAAGCACATCGGCGACCTCCTGCAGCACCGCCACACTTTGGTCCGCAAGGCCTTTCGAGATGGAACGGCAGagctggaaggcagggagaaggagctgcagggacagggcctggggccagggcAGGGAAAAGCAGAGGCAGCGAGTAGTTCCTTAGATCTGCCCGAGGGCAAGCGGCCAGCCAGTCctgcccttctcctcccacctTGCATGTTGAAGCCCCCAAAGCGGATCTGTCCCCCACCTCCTATCTCCACAGTCACCGGCGATGAGGACATTTCTGATAGTGAAATAGAGCAGTATTTGCGTACCCCTCAGGAAATGAGGGACTTTCAAAAAGCTCAAGCTGCCAGACAGGCTGCCACGGGGGTTCCTAACCCTCCCTGA
- the ADGRA2 gene encoding adhesion G protein-coupled receptor A2: protein MGAAGRRMRGAPARLLLPLLPWLLLLAPETRGAPGCPVPIRSCKCSGERPKGLSGGAPNPARRRVVCGGGDLPEPPEPSLLPNGTVTLLLSNNKITGLRNGSFLGLSLLEKLDLRNNVISTVQPGAFLGLGELKRLDLSNNRIGCLTSETFQGLPRLLRLNISGNIFSSVQPGVFDELPALKVVDLGTEYLTCDCRLRWLLPWARNHSLQLSERTLCAYPSALHAQALGGLQEAQLRCEGALELHTHHLIPSLRQVVFQGDRLPFQCSASYLGNDTRIRWFHNRAPLEGDEQAGILLAESLIHDCTFITSELTLSHIGVWASGEWECSVSTAQGNASKKVEIVVLETSASYCPAERVANNRGDFRWPRTLAGITAYQSCLQYPFTSVPLSGGAPGTRASRRCDRAGRWEPGDYSHCLYTNDITRVLYTFVLMPINASNALTLAHQLRVYTAEAASFSDMMDVVYVAQMIQKFLGYVDQIKELVEVMVDMASNLMLVDEHLLWLAQREDKACSGIVGALERIGGAALSPHAQHISVNSRNVALEAYLIKPHGYVGLTCTAFQRREAGVPGMRPGGPGQNPSPEPEPLADQQLRFRCTTGRPSISLSSFHIKNSVALASIQLPPSLFSSLPAALAPPVPPDCTLQLLVFRNGRLFRSHGNTSRPGAAGPGKRRGVATPVIFAGTSGCGVGNLTEPVAISLRHWAEGAEPVAAWWSQDGPRGPGGWSSEGCQLRSSQPNVSSLHCQHLGNVAVLMELSAFPRAVGGSGAGLHPVVYPCTALLLLCLFSTIITYILNHSSIHVSRKGWHMLLNLCFHMAMTSAVFAGGITLTNYHMVCQAVGITLHYSSLSTLLWMGVKARVLHKELTWRAPPPQEGDLAPPAPRPMLRFYLIAGGIPLIICGITAAVNIHNYRDHSPYCWLVWRPSLGAFYIPVALILLITWIYFLCAGLRLRGPLAQSPKGGTSRMSLETGEELRGSTRLRSSGPLLNDSGSLLATGSTGVVTPGPPEDGDGLYSPGVQLGALVTTHFLYLAMWACGALAVSQRWLPRVVCSCLYGAAASALGLFVFTHHCARRRDVRASWRACCPQASASRASPRAVPAAPEDGSPVFGEGPASLKSSPSGSSGQGPSLGPCKLTNLQLAQSQVCEVGVVARGEGEPEPMGSRGSLAPRHPNNLHHGRRAHKSRAKGHRAGEAGAKNRLKVLRGGAVAGAPELLSSESGSLHNSPSDSYPGSSSRNSPGLQLQLEGEPMLTPSEGSDTSAALPPEAGRPGQRRSASRDNLKGGGAGAEREGKRRSYPLNAASLNGAPRGAKYDDLSGAGADAAGSACMKTGLWKSETTV from the exons GCTCCTGAGCAACAACAAGATTACTGGGCTCCGGAACGGATCCTTCTTGGGACTGTCCCTGCTGGAGAAGCT GGACCTGAGGAACAACGTCATCAGCACGGTGCAGCCTGGTGCCTTCCTGGGCCTGGGAGAGCTGAAGCGTTT AGATCTCTCCAACAACCGGATTGGCTGTCTCACGTCTGAGACCTTCCAAGGCCTCCCCAGGCTTCTCCGACT AAACATATCTGGAAACATCTTCTCCAGTGTGCAACCTGGGGTCTTTGATGAGCTGCCAGCCCTTAAGGTGGT CGATCTGGGCACTGAGTACCTGACATGTGACTGTCGCCTCCGCTGGCTGCTGCCCTGGGCCCGGAATCACTCCCTGCAGCTCTCCGAGCGCACCCTCTGTGCCTACCCCAGTGCCCTACACGCCCAGGCCCTGGGGGGCCTCCAGGAGGCCCAGCTGCGCTGCG AAGGGGCCCTGGAGCTGCACACGCACCACCTCATCCCATCCCTGCGCCAAGTCGTGTTCCAGGGTGACCGGCTGCCCTTCCAGTGCTCAGCCAGCTACCTGGGCAATGACACTCGCATCCGCTGGTTCCACAACCGGGCCCCCCTGGAGGGCGACGAGCAGGCCGGCATCCTCCTGGCAGAGAGCCTCATCCACGACTGCACCTTCATCACCAG cGAGCTGACCCTGTCTCACATCGGCGTGTGGGCGTCAGGGGAGTGGGAGTGCTCCGTGTCCACGGCTCAGGGCAACGCCAGCAAGAAGGTGGAGATTGTGGTGCTGGAGACCTCCGCCTCCTACTGCCCTGCTGAGCGAGTCGCCAACAACCGCGGGGACTTCAG GTGGCCTCGAACTCTGGCTGGCATCACAGCCTACCAGTCCTGCCTACAGTACCCCTTCACCTCGGTGCCCCTGAGCGGGGGCGCCCCAGGCACCCGAGCCTCCCGCCGGTGTGACCGAGCTGGCCGCTGGGAGCCAGGGGACTACTCCCACTGTCTGTACACCAACGACATTACCCGGGTGCTCTACACCTTCGTGCTG ATGCCCATCAATGCCTCCAATGCGCTGACCCTGGCTCATCAGCTGCGAGTGTACACAGCCGAGGCAGCCAGCTTCTCTGACATGATGGATGTTGTCTATGTGGCTCAGATGATCCAGAAATTTCTGGGTTACGTCGACCAGATCAAAGAG ctggtggaggtgatggtggaCATGGCCAGCAATTTGATGCTGGTGGATGAGCACCTGCTCTGGCTGGCCCAGCGCGAGGACAAGGCCTGCAGTGGCATCGTGGGCGCCCTGGAGCGCATTGGGGGGGCTGCCCTCAGCCCCCACGCCCAGCACATCTCCGTG AACTCCCGGAATGTGGCACTGGAGGCCTACCTCATCAAGCCACACGGCTACGTGGGGCTGACCTGCACAGCCTTccagagaagggaggcaggggtgCCGGGCATGCGGCCCGGGGGCCCTGGCCAGAACCCCTCACCGGAGCCTGAGCCCCTGGCTGATCAGCAGCTCCGCTTCCGCTGTACCACAGGGAGACCCAGCATTTCTCTGTCGTCTTTCCACATCAAG AACAGCGTGGCCCTGGCCTCCATCCAGCTGCCGCCCAGTCTGTTCTCGTCCCTTCCGGCTGCCCTGGCTCCCCCTGTCCCCCCAGACTGCACCCTGCAACTGCTGGTCTTCCGAAATGGCCGCCTCTTCCGCAGCCACGGCAACACCTCCCGCCCTGGAGCCGCTGGGCCTGGCAAGAGGCGTGGTGTGGCCACCCCCGTCATCTTTGCAGGAACCA gTGGCTGCGGTGTGGGCAACCTGACCGAGCCAGTGGCCATTTCACTTCGGCATTGGGCTGAGGGGGCTGAGCCTGTGGCAGCTTGGTGGAGCCAGGATGGGCCCAGGGGCCCTGGGGGTTGGAGCTCTGAGGGCTGCCAGCTCCGCTCCAGCCAGCCCAACGTCAGCTCCCTGCACTGCCAGCACCTGGGCAATGTGGCCGTGCTCATG GAGCTGAGTGCCTTCCCCAGGGCGGTGGGGGGCTCCGGGGCAGGGCTGCATCCCGTTGTGTACCCCTGCACAGCCCTGCTTCTGCTCTGCCTCTTTTCCACCATCATCACCTACATCCTCAACCACAG TTCCATCCATGTGTCCCGGAAGGGCTGGCACATGCTGCTGAACCTGTGCTTCCACATGGCCATGACCTCCGCCGTCTTTGCAGGAGGCATCACACTCACCAACTACCACATGGTCTGCCAGGCA GTGGGCATCACTCTGCACTACTCTTCATTGTCCACACTGCTCTGGATGGGCGTGAAGGCCCGTGTCCTCCACAAGGAGCTCACCTGGAGAGCGCCCCCTCCACAAGAAGGGGACTTGGCTCCACCAGCGCCCCGCCCCATGCTCCG GTTCTATCTGATCGCCGGAGGCATCCCACTCATTATCTGTGGCATCACAGCTGCGGTCAACATCCACAACTACCGGGACCACAGCCCCTA CTGTTGGCTGGTGTGGCGTCCAAGCCTAGGAGCCTTCTACATCCCGGTGGCTTTGATTCTGCTGATCACCTGGATCTATTTCCTGTGTGCCGGGCTGCGCTTAAGGGGTCCTCTGGCACAGAGCCCAAAGGGGGGCACCAGCAGGATGTCCCTGGAGACAGGCGAGGAACTGAGGGGTTCCACCAGGCTTAGGAGCAGCGGCCCCCTCCTGAATGACTCAGGTTCCCTTCTGGCTACTGGGAGCACTGGGGTGGTGACACCGGGGCCACCAGAGGATGGTGATGGTCTCTATTCTCCGGGCGTCCAACTGGGGGCGCTGGTGACCACTCACTTCCTGTACCTGGCCATGTGGGCCTGTGGGGCTCTGGCCGTGTCCCAGCGCTGGCTGCCCCGGGTGGTGTGCAGCTGCCTGTACGGGGCGGCGGCCTCCGCCCTGGGACTTTTCGTTTTCACCCACCACTGTGCCCGGCGCCGGGACGTTAGGGCCTCCTGGCGTGCCTGCTGCCCCCAGGCCTCGGCCTCCCGCGCCTCACCCCGGGCCGTGCCCGCCGCCCCAGAGGACGGTTCCCCCGTATTCGGAGAGGGCCCCGCCTCCCTCAAGTCCTCCCCGAGTGGCAGCAGCGGCCAAGGGCCGTCCCTGGGCCCCTGCAAGCTCACCAACCTGCAGCTAGCCCAGAGTCAGGTGTGCGAGGTGGGGGTGGTGGCCCGCGGGGAAGGGGAGCCGGAGCCCATGGGCTCCCGGGGCAGCCTCGCTCCCCGCCACCCCAACAACTTGCACCATGGGCGCCGAGCGCACAAGAGTCGGGCCAAGGGACACCGCGCGGGGGAGGCCGGCGCTAAGAACCGGCTCAAGGTGCTGCGCGGGGGCGCGGTGGCCGGGGCGCCTGAGCTGCTGTCCAGCGAGAGCGGCAGCCTGCACAACAGCCCGTCTGACAGCTACCCGGGCAGCAGCAGCCGCAACAGCCCagggctccagctccagctcgAGGGCGAGCCCATGCTCACGCCGTCGGAGGGCAGCGACACGAGCGCAGCGCTGCCTCCCGAGGCCGGCCGCCCGGGGCAGCGCCGCAGCGCCAGTCGCGACAACCTCAAGGGCGGCGGGGCTGGCGCAGAGCGGGAGGGCAAGCGGCGCTCGTACCCGCTCAACGCCGCCAGCCTCAACGGCGCGCCCAGGGGAGCCAAGTACGACGACCTCAGCGGGGCGGGCGCGGACGCAGCCGGCAGCGCCTGCATGAAGACGGGTCTCTGGAAGAGCGAGACTACCGTCTAA